The Fusobacterium sp. SYSU M8D902 genome segment GGAGTAAGAAATTGCGATGCAGCAAGTTTTAAAGTTATGGATAATATCTTTTTAAGACAACCAGTAGATACTTACTATAAAGCTCACAGGGATAGAGGAATAATAGTTACTTTGGCTTGTAACAATCCTGAAGAGACTTGCTTTTGTTCAGCTTTTGGAATAGATGCATCTGAAGCCTCTCCACTTGCAGATATTGCTACTTGGGAGAAAGGAGATTACCTCTATTTAGATGCTAAAAGTGAAAAGGGAGAAAAACTATTAAACTCTGTAGCTATCCTTTTAGAAGATGGGGAGAGTTCAGAACTTGTAGAGTTAAAAAGAGAGATAAAAATCAAATTGGAAAATCTTTCATTAAGAAAGTTAGATCCTAAAAAAATAACAAAGACACAACAAGATATTTTTGAAATGGAAGATTTTTGGGAAGAATTAAGTAAAAAATGTTTAGCTTGTGGATCATGTACTTTTGTCTGTCCTACTTGTCACTGTTATGATGTAAAAGATTATGATGGTGGAAATAGTGGTGAGAGATATAGATGTTGGGACTCTTGTATGATTTCAGATTTCACACGTATGGCACATGGAAATCCAAGAACTTCTCAACTTCAAAGAGTAAGACAAAGATTTATGCATAAACTAGTGTATTATCCTAAAAATCATGATGGATTATACTCTTGTGTAGGGTGTGGAAGATGTAT includes the following:
- a CDS encoding 4Fe-4S dicluster domain-containing protein, whose amino-acid sequence is MKRILKSNLPELWESISNNFDLFLPMEQGTLINFGAYETDKNIRLDILKTNSSVKEFVFPQTETYLKFKLNKKKLELTPVAVEDREYVLFGVRNCDAASFKVMDNIFLRQPVDTYYKAHRDRGIIVTLACNNPEETCFCSAFGIDASEASPLADIATWEKGDYLYLDAKSEKGEKLLNSVAILLEDGESSELVELKREIKIKLENLSLRKLDPKKITKTQQDIFEMEDFWEELSKKCLACGSCTFVCPTCHCYDVKDYDGGNSGERYRCWDSCMISDFTRMAHGNPRTSQLQRVRQRFMHKLVYYPKNHDGLYSCVGCGRCIEKCPVGLNIVRVIKRLGEE